The region ATGTCAAATGTTTGTCAGGTCGACAAAATCACGACGAATAATGCTAAGGAATTGTTTAGGTTATAGTTACAGTTCTATAGATAAATTCCGATAAAAATTACTGTGAACTAGATCATATTATTGACGATATATAACATATACCATTCTCGGTATTATTATCAAAAAAATATATACGTCATGGCTAATCAAACAACTCTAGACAGTGCTCAGCACCGAACCAAGTGTGATCATAAAAATCACCTCCAACGACAACATCGTTCCCTGTGGCAAAAGTTAACAGGTATCAAAGAGGTGTATATCTGCCGCCAATGTGGCGAGAAGGTGATCGTCAAATAGGCTTACCTATTCTCAGTTCTTCTGAGTAAATGACTTAAAAAAGAAGCGACCTATTGGTCGCTTCTTCATTTTTATTCCTGCGTATCCGCATCATCATCTGCTGTTTCAGATCGCTCATAGAATTTCGCGAAGAACATCCCTACTTCAAACAGGATACACATAGGCACCGCAAGTAGGGTCTGAGAAATCATATCGGGTGGCGTTAGCAACATACCTACGACAAACGCGCCAACAATGATGTAAGGGCGTTTTTCTTTAAGGCTCTTAACATCTGTCGCTCCGGTCCAACAAAGCAAGATAATCGCTACGGGTACTTCGAATGCGATACCAAACGCCATAAAGAGCGCCAATACAAAATCAAGATAGCTGGTGATATCGGTCATGTACTCCACACCGCCTAAAGAGATGGCAGTGAAAAACCCAAATACCAGTGGGAATACAACGAAATACGCAAATGACACGCCGATGTAAAACAATACCGAGCTTGAAATAAGCAATGGAAAAATTAAGCGCCGCTCATGCTTATACAGGCCTGGTGCTACGAACGCCCATACTTGATAAAGGATATAGGGTACCGAAAGGAATACCGCTGCGATTAACGTTAATTTAAGCGGTGTGAAGAATGGCGATGCAACATCCGTTGCGATCATGCTCGCGCCATGAGGTAATTTATCGACCAATGGCTTAGAGACAAATTCGTAAATGTTGCTTGAGAAATACACCAAAGCCAAAAAGACAACGATCACCGCAGCAATGCTTCGTAAAATACGATCACGAAGCTCAAGTAGATGAGCAATCAGCGGTTGGCTTTGCTCTTGTTCAGCTGATGACATTAAAACCCCATGGTTAGCGGATCAAAAAGAGTTACCTCCACGGTAACTCTTTATCTAGAAATTAGTCGGCTTTATTGGTCACTTTTTCAGAGGTAGAAGATTGGGATTGCACTTTAATCTCCTCTGATTGAGATGACTTTTCCGGCTGTGCTTCTGTTGCAAAAGGGTGCTGTACTTCTTGAGCGACTTTTTTCAGCTCATCAACACTCTTTTGTACGTCGGGAGAAAGATCTTTCATCCCCATTTTTTCAGCTTTACGTAGGTTCTCTTGTAACTCTTGAATCTTTAACTCTTGAGACAATTCATCCTTAACGTTATTCGCCATACTCTTCGCTGCCGCAATAAATTTTGCGACAGAGCGAATGGCATGAGGTAAACGTTCAGGACCGAGAACAACCAGAGCAACAACGGAGATTAATACCAGTTCCCAAAAACCGATATCAAACACGATTTAGGCCTGCTCTTTGTCTTTTTTAACGTCAGCAGTCGTCTTTTGCGCACTGTTCTGCTGTTCAATGTTTTTGGTTTCAAAATCAGCGTCTTTATTCGCAGCAGAGTTTTCTTCATCTGCCATTGCCTTTTTGAAGCCCTTTACTGCACTACCTAAATCAGTGCCAATTCCACGTAGTTTCTTTGTACCAAAGAGCAAAACGACGATGACAGCAATAATAAGAAGTTGCCAAATACTGATTCCACCCATTTTCAATACCTCGGGTTATTAATGAACTGGTTAACATCGAGTTTAGCGGCGATAAGTGCGCCAGCTTAACAACCAAAATAGGACACCGGCAATACCGCTGCCAAGTGAGACCTGCTCTAAATGACTGGTGAACAATATCGCTGAACAGACGACTAATGTGGCACCAATGCCAAATAAAAACTTACCTGTGGCATGCTGCCGTTTACTGTCACGATACCCTTGATAAAGCTGATCCATTCTCTGGTTCAAGACCTTACCTTGCTTGAGGCTATCATAAAGTAACTCTGGTAGCTCAGGTAATTTTTCCACCCAATACGGAGCCCGCTCTTTAAACGCATGCCAAACCGCGTGCGGTCCAATTTGCTGCTTCATCCACTGTTCAAGGAATGGCTTAGCCGTATCCCACAAATCAAGTTGTGGGTATAACTGACGTCCCAAGCCTTCCACATAGAGCAACGTTTTCTGCAGCAAGACCAACTGCGGCTGCACTTCCATATTGAAGCGACGCGCCGTATTAAATAAGTTTAGCAACACATGCCCAAACGAGATTTCACATAATGGCTTGGCGAAAATCGGTTCACACACAATACGAATCGCGACTTCAAACTCATCGACGTTGGTATCGTAAGGAACCCAGCCAGAATCCACATGCAATTGCGCCACTTTGCGGTAATCACGATTGAAAAACGCCAGGAAGTTTTCTGCTAAATAGCGCTTATCTTCGTTATTGAGTGTGCCCACGATTCCGCAGTCTAAACCAATCCATTGAGGGTTCTCGGGATGGGTTGGATTAACAAAAACGTTCCCCGGATGCATGTCTGCATGGAAGAAACTATCACGAAATACTTGCGTAAAAAAGACACTTACACCGCGCTCTGCAAGGAGCTTCATATCTGTACCATTAGCTACAAGTGCTTCGATATCAGATACTTGAATACCATAGATACGTTCCGATACCATTAAGCTTTCATTACTGAAATCTGACAGTACTTGTGGAACATAGAGTTCTTCGCTGTTTTCGAAATTTCGGCGTAGCTGAATAGCATTAGCGGCCTCTCGGCGCAGGTCCAATTCACCAATTAATGTTTTTTCGTATTCGCGTACTACTTCAACTGGTTTTAAACGACGAGCTTCAGGCACAGACTTAGCCACAATGCGCGCTAAGCGATACATGAGCTTCAAATCCGCATCAATGACAGGGCGAATATCAGGACGAATCACTTTCAGTACCACTTCTTGCTGCGTCTCTTTTACGCGCGCAGTGTGTACTTGGGCAATCGAAGCAGAAGCGAGCGGCTTAATATCGAAATCATCAAACCAGTTTTCGACAGGACCACCGAGTTCTTCTTCAATTCTTTGTTTCGCTAGTTGTCCATCAAACGGCGACACTTTATCTTGCAATAAAGCGAGCTGATCTGCGATATGAGGAGGAAAGAGATCACGACGAGTTGACATCATCTGACCGAACTTGATCCACACCGGACCAAGCTCTTGTAGAGCCAGTCTCAGACGTTCACCAAGCGGTTTCTCTGGGTACTTATTACGAATCCAAAACAGAGTTTTACGCGCCAATAATGGCGCTTTGGTCAATTGATGATGAGGAAGCAGTTCATCAATACCGTATTCGAGTTGCACTTTAATGATGCGGTAAAGACGTTTGATTTCCGAAGGGGTCATACTCTTTCCAATAGTTTCTGTAGCTGTGCATCCAATCGAGCAGCTTGGCTTTTTACTTCATCCACTTGATCGCAAAAATCCGCGATTTCCAAGGGAGCTGGAGCGATTCGCCACTCTTCAGTCAGCACTTGTCCAAAGTGACTTTGATGACGTGACCAACGTTCATGGAGAAAGCCCGTCACCTCTTTAACACCTTGTACAACGGTATGCGCAACTACATCACCAGTCACGCGAGACAGCCATTCTTCCACATTGGGCTTACTGTCTGTCATTAACTGAGCGAATTTTTGAGCCAGTTGGATATCTCCTTCCAGCACTAACTTATCCTGTTTAATCAAACGAGTAATATTCGATTGTTCACGCAGCTCAGATAATACCGCTAAGTGCAATGAAAGATAACAATCCGGCTGACCTTCATAATGAGCCAACACATCCACCTGCTGACTAAAGACAAAGGTTAATGTTTTATTGAGCTCTTTAAGATGCAACTGGATGACTCGTCCTTTTAAACGAGCCAAACGACGCACTAAATCAGGATTATCTTGAATCAGCGTATTTAAAGTTGTCTCGATGACCGCAGTCACCAGAGGTTCAAACGGCATAATACGACCTTAGAATTTATAACCACGGTGAAGCGCAACAATGCCACCGGTCAGGTTGAAATATTGAGCCTGTTCAAAACCAGCCTCTTCCATCATCCCTTTCAGTGTTTCTTGGTCTGGGTGCATACGAATCGATTCTGCTAAGTAGCGGTAACTTTCGGCGTCGCCAGCAATCAATTGGCCCATACGAGGCAAGATATGGAAAGAGTAGGAATCGTAAATTTTTGACAGTGGCTCAATGATCGGTTTTGAAAACTCCAGAATCAACAAACGGCCACCTGGCTTAAGCACGCGAAACATTGAGCGAATCGCTTTGTCTTTGTCGGTTACGTTACGCAGACAGAAACTGATAGTAATACAGTCGAAGTAGTTATCAGGGAATGGCAACTCTTCCGCGTTTGCTTGCACGTAATGCACATTACCCACAATGCCATGATCGCGCAGTTTATCGCGGCCCACATTCAGCATAGAGTTGTTGATATCAGCCAAAACGACATGACCTTCTTCTCCCACAATGCGAGAGAACTTAGCCGTTAAGTCACCAGTACCGCCACCAAGATCGAGGATACGTTGACCAGGGCGCGCACCAGCACAGTCAATAGTGAAACGCTTCCATAAGCGGTGAATACCACCTGACATCAAGTCATTCATAATGTCGTATTTTGTGGCTACTGAGGTGAAAACCTGAGCGACTTTGCCTGCTTTTTCTGATTTTTTAACGGTCTTAAAACCAAAGTGTGTGGTTTCTTGAGCTTCTTCTGTATTCGATTGTACGCTGATATCCGTCATTCTCTATCCTCTTAGGCCACGCCTAACTACCAAACTGCGACTGGGGGATTAGTTTACTTTATCCGCCGCCTCATGTCTTTCCGGCAACGAATTTTCCTCATGAAGTCCTTGTTGAGCTCGTTCAATTAACTCATGACTGATCGAACGTTTAATCTCAACCCCCAGCTGTTTAAAACTTTCTGCCTGACGAATCGCATTACCACGCCCCGTCACTAATTTATTCATGGCACCCTGATAGCTCTGGTTCGCTTTATCCAGCGATGAGCCCAAAGTGTCCATATCTTCTACGAACAAACGCAGCTTATCGTACAACTTACTTGCGCGATCAGCGATAATTTGTGCATTTTGATTTTGCCTATCATTGCGCCATAAGTTATCTATGGTGCGCAGCGCTACCAATAAGGTCGTTGGACTCACGATAATGATGTTTTGCTCCATCGCATCGCGAATCAAACTAGGATCAGCCTGTATCGCAACTTGGAACGCCGGTTCTACCGGAACAAACATCAACACATAATCCAAGGATTGAATCCCTTTCAGTTGTTGATAATCCTTTTGTCCCAGGCCTTTGATATGGTTACGTAACGCTAATAAATGGTCGCGCAGAGCCAGTTCTCGATCGTGGTCATTCTCAGCATGGAAATAACGCTCATATGCAATCAGCGCCATTTTTGAGTCAATCACTACTTGCTTGTCGTTAGGCAAGTAGACAATCACATCCGGCTGATAGCGTTTACCGGCCTCATTTTGCAAGCTCACTTGAGTTTGATACTCGTGCCCTTCACGCAGTCCCGATTCGGCCAGAACTCGAGCCAATACTACCTCACCCCAGTTACCTTGCTGCTTGTTGTCACCTTTCAAAGCTTGAGTCAGGTTAAGCGCTTCCTGGGCCATCTGCTCATTCAGACGCTGTAGATTTTTCAGTTCATGAACCAGCGTATGACGCTCTTTCGCTTCTGAGTTAAAGCTGTCGTTCACTTGCTTTTTAAATCCTTCCAGCTGTTCGCGGAGCGGGTTCAAAATCGCCGATAGGCTTTGCTGGTTTTGCTGATCCACTTTTGCAGTTTTGGCTTCAAAAAGCTGATTGGCCAAATGCTCAAATTGCTGTTTTAGACGCTCTTCTGCACGTTCCAACAACGCCAGCTTTTCTTGACTCGATTCTTGTTGCTGCTGATGACGAGCCTCTTGCTCATGCAATTGCACTTCAAGCTGAGCTTTTTGTTCACGCACGCGGTTAAGTTCATCGGCGTATTGCTGACGCTCTTGCTTCACTGCTTCGAAGTAGCGCAATTTTTCCAAAGCCGCCATCACCTTACCATGGGATTGCTTAAGCTCATATTCGGCTTTGTCTCTTAATCCATCTAATTGTTCTAACTCATCCTGAGTCGAAGCCAGCGAGGCTTTGAGCTGCTCAATTTGCTGCTCATGCCACTGATTTTGATAACTTAATTGTTGCTCTAAAAGCTGCGACTTGGTCTGCAGTTTTTGCTTGACCCACCACCCGGCAGCGCCACCCGCAATCACTGCGCTTGATAAGCCTGTGAACAAGATGCCTTGATTCTCGATTATCCATTGCATAGCTAGCGCGTACTCAGTTGTATTGTTTACTGAAAATGGTATTTCGATACTGGATAAATGTCCAGTTTGTCGCACGATTATTCACCCGTTAGACTAGGCTTTCCCTCCATTTTTGGATTATCACTCAATGAACGAACGCCGTGCGTTAGGCTTAGGACTGTCTGCTGTATTGCTTTGGTCAACGGTTGCAACTGCCTTTAAACTGACATTATCTCAATTCACGCCGATCCAGATGCTGACCATGGCCAGTATTGTCTCGGCAGTCGTACTGCTCATTCTCTGTGTGGTGATGGGGAAATGGCGCAATATTGGTAATACCTTTCTCTCTAATCCGGGATACTACTTGCTACTTGGGTTGATTAACCCGTTGGCGTATTACCTCATTTTGTTCAAAGCCTACTCTTTGCTTCCCGCGTCTCAGGCGCAAGCGATTAACTACAGCTGGGCGATTACCTTAACCTTGATGGCTGCGGTATTCTTGGGGCAGAAGATTCGCAAGCAAGACTGGATTGCCTGTGTGTTGAGTTACTTCGGCGTGGTGGTGATCGCCACCCAAGGCAACTTGCTTAATCTCCATTTTGAAAGTCCGACAGGGGTTATTTTGGCGCTGGTATCGACTTTGCTCTGGGCTGGCTATTGGATTCTCAATACCAAAAACAAAGCCGATCCGATCATCAGCGTGTTACTTGGCTTCTTAGTTGCGATTCCCTTCGCGATTGGGTTGTGCTTTTACGAAGGTTCGGACTGGCAGCACATCACTTGGTCTGGTTGGGCAGCCGTGACCTATGTGGGCTTATTTGAGATGGGGATTACCTTTGTGCTGTGGCTCAGCGCATTGAAAAACACCAATAATACGGCGCGCATCAGTAACTTGATTTTTGCTTCACCGTTTATTTCATTGATTTTGCTTTCCACCATTATTGGCGAGCAAATTCATCCTTCGACTTTAATCGGTCTACTGCTGATTATTAGCGGCTTGGTCGTACAACAGATCAAAACTCGTAAATCCGATAAAACGGTGACACAAAACTAGCGGTTATCGTGGCTAGGTAATTTGCTCACGATACAACTTAGGACTCACGCCCGCTTTACGCTTAAACACGCGAGAGAAGTAAAGCGGGTCTGAGTAACCCACTATCCTACCTATATGATTAACCGAATAGTGAGTAGTTACTAACAACTGCTTTGCTCGGCTGATTCGCTGATCATCTCGCCATTGAGTAATGGTCATTTTCATCTCATCACGGAACAAATGCCCCAAGCGAGACGGAGATAGACAGGCATGATCCGCCACATCTTCCAGAGTGAAATCTTGATTGAGATTTTGCGTCATATAGTTCATCGCTTCGATCACCCGAGGGTCGAGCGGCTTAGTGACGATATCGGGTTGCACGGTTTTACACCGAATGAGCAACTGCTCCAGTAGGTTAATCGCCAAATCATTACGATATGGCAAATCCGACTTTGCAGTATATTCAATATCAATAAAAAGCTCTTCTAGAGGTTGAGTGACCGATGGAGGCAAATCACGCGTCACATACACTCCACGCACTTCTGTCTGCCAAGTTAACCAGTCATTCCAAAATGCCCGCGGGCGAAAATAAACCCAACGATGGAACCATGACGCACAGTCTGGGCTACGTTGATAGAAGTGGGCAGCACTCGGCGGGAAAAGCAGCAAATCCCCTGCTTTGACATGAAAAGCCTGATCACCAGAAAATATGGTTCCCTCACCCTTACTGGTGATATTGATGATGTACCCTTTCATCCCGTTAGGACGATCGATAGTGAAATCGAGTTCGTCCCCTTCGATGATGGGGGTTAAACCAGCGACAAGGTGCGCATCAAAGTTATACCCGGGTTTCAAAGGATCAGAATTCTGCATACTCAAGGCTTCATGAATGTTTCGCAACATTATATTTTAGACATCAATTAATTACGATTTTATAGCTCACATTTTGTCTAACACAATCCACTGAGTAGCAGAAAATGCTTCGCGAAATTGGTCCGTTACAGCAGGTTGAATCAAGCTATGACTGGGTAATCCGTGACGGCGACGATGCCAATGATGAGTTAAATCAGGAACAGTTCGAGTTTGCGGAGGTTCGGTTGCTGCCATTGTTTCAATGACATGATGGATGTCCAACCGAGTGGGAATGCTATTGCGCGCTAGGTATTCGACTACCAGCGCATCATCATGAAAATAGTAATTCATGTTGATCGACAACTTATCAACATGGCTCATCTGACACCACTGCTCTAAGCGATCGGATCGATGGCGAAACTTCCACTGAACATCTTGAAAAGGCAAAGGTACGCCATTGTTTTCAATGACTAATTGGCCTTCGAAAACCAGCTCATCACCATATTGAATCCGAAACCGACCCGGCTCTTGCCGATTAACAAGCAGTTGCCACTGTTGATTTTTCACTATGTAGCAGCGATCAGGAGGAGAAGTTTCACTCACCAATGTGTTACCTCAGAAACGTGATGACCTAAAATTGCTCCCTTTCCCTTTGGGAAAGGGAGCAAGAGACCATTAGATACCAGAAGCTAAACGGTAGTACAGGCTGTTAGCACGCAATTCATTTTTGAAGCGGCGAATTTCAGTCTGTTGATCAATAACGACCATTTCCATTCCAAGGATATCTGCATAATCACCCAGCGTATCCAAAGAGAGCGCTTGTGTATAAACCGTGTGGTGCGCACCACCAGCATGAATCCAAGCAGCAGCTGCGGTTTGCAAATTAGGTTCTGGTTCCCACAACGCGTGAGCCACTGGCAATTTTGGTAGATCGGCAGGTGGTTCAACGGCGTTGACTTTGCTCACTATCATACGGAATCTGTTGCCTAAATCGACGACAGAGACCGCATTTGCAGGACCTGTTTGGCCAGAGAACAGTAAACGAGGCACTTCACAGCGAACACCGATGGTGTGAGTATGAATTTCCAAACGTGGTTTCGCAGCTGCAATTGAAGGACAAACTTCCAACATATGCGCACCCAAGATTTGGTCACGAGCACCGAAATGGTAGGTGTAATCTTCCATGAAAGAAGTACCACCAGGTAGACCTTTCGCCATGGTTTTCATAATGTGAGTCATGGCTGAGGTTTTCCAGTCACCTTCACCGCCGTAACCGTAACCTTTAGACATCAAACGCTGAGTCGCTAAACCTGGTAGGCTGTCGATACCGGTTAAGTTTTCAAAGGTATTAGTAAAGGCTTTTGCACCTACCGCAGTCAAAAAGCTTTCCATACCTGCTTCTAGACGCGCTTCTTTTTGCATGATTTTGAGCAGATCGCTGTCGTGCAACAATTTAGGATCCATGACGTAAGTGGAAGCATACTCATCCAATAGACGGGACACATCGGCATCAGAAACGGCATTAACGGCTTCAGTCAGTTCGCCTAGACCGTAAGCATTCACTTCATAACCAAACTGAATCTGCGCAGAAACCTTGTTACCTTCCGTTACCGCTACTTGGCGCATGTTGTCACCAAAGCGTGCCACTTTCAGATCATGACCAGCTTGAATACCAACAGCTGCACGACACCATTGGTCAATTTCGCTATGAACTTGTGGATTTTGCCAGTGACCTACCACCACTTTACGATCCAAACCTAAACGAGTACCGATGAAGCCGAATTCACGGTCACCGTGCGCACTTTGGTTAAGGTTCATAAAGTCCATGTCGATGCTGTCCCAAGGCAGTTCAGCATTGAATTGGGTATGTAGGTGTAAGAAAGGTTTGTTGAGTTGAGACAAACCTGCAATCCACATTTTGGCTGGAGAGAAAGTGTGCATCCACAAAATCAAACCCAAACAGTCTGGGTCATTATTTGCAGCGCGGCATACACCGAGAATTTCGTCAGGGGTTTTTACGATGCCTTTTTCAACGATCGGCACAGAAATGGTTTCAGAGCTGTTCAAGCCATTCACAATCGCAGCACTATCTTGGCCTACCTGGCGAATCACTTCTGGTCCATAAAGGTGTTGAGAGCCAGTAACAAACCAGACTTGTTTATCATTAAATACTTTCATAACTTTCCCTTCACTTCTTATTTCTTATTGGATGAGGACTGTCCGTAATAGGCATTGGCACCGTGTTTACGCAGGTAATGCTTATCGAGCAGGGCTTGATTGATGTGATCAACTTGGGCATTGATTTGCAGGGTCTGGAGCGCCATGTCTGCCACGACTTCCATCACGACCGCATTGTGTACTGCCTGCGCGGCATCTTTACCCCAGCTAAAAGGTCCATGTTCTTTCACTATGATTCCGGGAATCGCTACAGGGTCATTGTCACCAATGGTTTCCACGATCACTTTCCCGGTGTTGTATTCGTAGTTGTTTTGAATTTCTTGGTCGCTTAGAGCGCGAGTACAAGGGATATTTCCGTAAAAATAATCCGCATGAGTCGTGCCCAGCGCAGGAATAGGTTTTCCTGCCTGCGCCCATGAAGTGGCATGATTAGAGTGCGTATGCACCACGCCACCAATTTCAGGATAAGCGCGATACAAGACTAAGTGAGTGGCAGTATCCGATGATGGGTTTAAATTACCTTCCACCACATTGCCTTCCAAATCAACAACCACCATGTTTTCGGCAGATAACTCGCTGTAAGCAACGCCACTAGGTTTAATCACCACCAACCCTGACTCTCTATCGATCGCTGAGACGTTACCCCAGGTAAAAGTCACGAGATGGTGACGTTCAAGATCCATATTGGCTTGCCACACTTTATGGCGAAGCTGGCGGATGCGCTCAAACTGAGCGCTACGGGGATTATTTAGCACTGCATGTTCAGCCATGATGACGCTCCTTGGATAGATGAAACTCTTCAATCTGTTCGATGTGATGACCCAACTCTCGATAGGCAGAGTAACGTTGTGTTCTACGTGGTTGTGTCGCCAAATTCGGTTGGTAAATTTGGCAAATAGGGCTGGCCATCACTTGCTGTGCGGTTTGACTATCGGCATGCACGCCAGCAGCTACAGCGGCAAAAATGGCAGCACCCAAAGCGCAGCATTGTTCAGAACGAACAATCGCAATATCTCGACCAATAACGTCGGCACACATCTGCATCACGAATGGGGATTTTTGTGAAATACCGCCAATTGCAATCACACGTTCAACCGCCATACCTTGGTCAACAAAGCAATCCACAATCGCTTTTGCACCATGAGCCGTTGATTCCACTAGCGCAGAAAACAGAGCAGGTGCACTTGAACCTAAGTTAAGTTCAGTGATGGCACCTTTGAGACGTTGGTTAGCGTAAGGTGTACGGCGACCGTTATGCCAATCCATCGCAAGAGGAGATGTGGCGTGCACATCGTATTGTTGTGCGGCCTCAGAAAGCATAGGAATCAACTGATTTTCCAAGTCTTTCAAAGCTTGTGCATGCTGAGGGTTGTTCTCGCCTAATTGCTGCATAGGCCACAACAACACGTTTTTAAACCAAGCGTAAATATCACCGAAAGCCGATTGACCTGCTTCCAGAGCGGTGAGATTAGGTAACGCACTGCCCTTAACCTGCCCGCAAATACCATGAATGGTTTTATCACCCACTTGGTCGTGTTCCACCATCAAAATATCGCAGGTGGAAGTACCAATCACTTTCACCAAATCGTGAGCGCCTGCGCCTGCGCCAACAGCGCCCATATGGCAGTCAAATTCACCAATAGCGACGGCGATGCCTTCTGGTAAACCAAAGCGCTGTGCCCATTCTGCGGATAAGCGCCCAGCTTCTTGGTCTGCGGTATAGACTCGGTCAAACATACGTTCGCGCATGCCACTTAAGGTTGGCGAAATCGCTGTTAGAAATTGTTCATCCGGTAAGCCGCCCCAGCTGTCATGCCACATCGCCTTATGACCAGCCGCGCAG is a window of Vibrio porteresiae DSM 19223 DNA encoding:
- the ubiE gene encoding bifunctional demethylmenaquinone methyltransferase/2-methoxy-6-polyprenyl-1,4-benzoquinol methylase UbiE — protein: MTDISVQSNTEEAQETTHFGFKTVKKSEKAGKVAQVFTSVATKYDIMNDLMSGGIHRLWKRFTIDCAGARPGQRILDLGGGTGDLTAKFSRIVGEEGHVVLADINNSMLNVGRDKLRDHGIVGNVHYVQANAEELPFPDNYFDCITISFCLRNVTDKDKAIRSMFRVLKPGGRLLILEFSKPIIEPLSKIYDSYSFHILPRMGQLIAGDAESYRYLAESIRMHPDQETLKGMMEEAGFEQAQYFNLTGGIVALHRGYKF
- a CDS encoding ubiquinone biosynthesis accessory factor UbiJ codes for the protein MPFEPLVTAVIETTLNTLIQDNPDLVRRLARLKGRVIQLHLKELNKTLTFVFSQQVDVLAHYEGQPDCYLSLHLAVLSELREQSNITRLIKQDKLVLEGDIQLAQKFAQLMTDSKPNVEEWLSRVTGDVVAHTVVQGVKEVTGFLHERWSRHQSHFGQVLTEEWRIAPAPLEIADFCDQVDEVKSQAARLDAQLQKLLERV
- the tatC gene encoding twin-arginine translocase subunit TatC; translation: MSSAEQEQSQPLIAHLLELRDRILRSIAAVIVVFLALVYFSSNIYEFVSKPLVDKLPHGASMIATDVASPFFTPLKLTLIAAVFLSVPYILYQVWAFVAPGLYKHERRLIFPLLISSSVLFYIGVSFAYFVVFPLVFGFFTAISLGGVEYMTDITSYLDFVLALFMAFGIAFEVPVAIILLCWTGATDVKSLKEKRPYIIVGAFVVGMLLTPPDMISQTLLAVPMCILFEVGMFFAKFYERSETADDDADTQE
- a CDS encoding DMT family transporter gives rise to the protein MNERRALGLGLSAVLLWSTVATAFKLTLSQFTPIQMLTMASIVSAVVLLILCVVMGKWRNIGNTFLSNPGYYLLLGLINPLAYYLILFKAYSLLPASQAQAINYSWAITLTLMAAVFLGQKIRKQDWIACVLSYFGVVVIATQGNLLNLHFESPTGVILALVSTLLWAGYWILNTKNKADPIISVLLGFLVAIPFAIGLCFYEGSDWQHITWSGWAAVTYVGLFEMGITFVLWLSALKNTNNTARISNLIFASPFISLILLSTIIGEQIHPSTLIGLLLIISGLVVQQIKTRKSDKTVTQN
- the ubiB gene encoding ubiquinone biosynthesis regulatory protein kinase UbiB → MTPSEIKRLYRIIKVQLEYGIDELLPHHQLTKAPLLARKTLFWIRNKYPEKPLGERLRLALQELGPVWIKFGQMMSTRRDLFPPHIADQLALLQDKVSPFDGQLAKQRIEEELGGPVENWFDDFDIKPLASASIAQVHTARVKETQQEVVLKVIRPDIRPVIDADLKLMYRLARIVAKSVPEARRLKPVEVVREYEKTLIGELDLRREAANAIQLRRNFENSEELYVPQVLSDFSNESLMVSERIYGIQVSDIEALVANGTDMKLLAERGVSVFFTQVFRDSFFHADMHPGNVFVNPTHPENPQWIGLDCGIVGTLNNEDKRYLAENFLAFFNRDYRKVAQLHVDSGWVPYDTNVDEFEVAIRIVCEPIFAKPLCEISFGHVLLNLFNTARRFNMEVQPQLVLLQKTLLYVEGLGRQLYPQLDLWDTAKPFLEQWMKQQIGPHAVWHAFKERAPYWVEKLPELPELLYDSLKQGKVLNQRMDQLYQGYRDSKRQHATGKFLFGIGATLVVCSAILFTSHLEQVSLGSGIAGVLFWLLSWRTYRR
- the tatA gene encoding Sec-independent protein translocase subunit TatA, encoding MGGISIWQLLIIAVIVVLLFGTKKLRGIGTDLGSAVKGFKKAMADEENSAANKDADFETKNIEQQNSAQKTTADVKKDKEQA
- the tatB gene encoding Sec-independent protein translocase protein TatB, coding for MFDIGFWELVLISVVALVVLGPERLPHAIRSVAKFIAAAKSMANNVKDELSQELKIQELQENLRKAEKMGMKDLSPDVQKSVDELKKVAQEVQHPFATEAQPEKSSQSEEIKVQSQSSTSEKVTNKAD
- the rmuC gene encoding DNA recombination protein RmuC, translating into MQWIIENQGILFTGLSSAVIAGGAAGWWVKQKLQTKSQLLEQQLSYQNQWHEQQIEQLKASLASTQDELEQLDGLRDKAEYELKQSHGKVMAALEKLRYFEAVKQERQQYADELNRVREQKAQLEVQLHEQEARHQQQQESSQEKLALLERAEERLKQQFEHLANQLFEAKTAKVDQQNQQSLSAILNPLREQLEGFKKQVNDSFNSEAKERHTLVHELKNLQRLNEQMAQEALNLTQALKGDNKQQGNWGEVVLARVLAESGLREGHEYQTQVSLQNEAGKRYQPDVIVYLPNDKQVVIDSKMALIAYERYFHAENDHDRELALRDHLLALRNHIKGLGQKDYQQLKGIQSLDYVLMFVPVEPAFQVAIQADPSLIRDAMEQNIIIVSPTTLLVALRTIDNLWRNDRQNQNAQIIADRASKLYDKLRLFVEDMDTLGSSLDKANQSYQGAMNKLVTGRGNAIRQAESFKQLGVEIKRSISHELIERAQQGLHEENSLPERHEAADKVN
- the araC gene encoding arabinose operon transcriptional regulator AraC, with protein sequence MQNSDPLKPGYNFDAHLVAGLTPIIEGDELDFTIDRPNGMKGYIINITSKGEGTIFSGDQAFHVKAGDLLLFPPSAAHFYQRSPDCASWFHRWVYFRPRAFWNDWLTWQTEVRGVYVTRDLPPSVTQPLEELFIDIEYTAKSDLPYRNDLAINLLEQLLIRCKTVQPDIVTKPLDPRVIEAMNYMTQNLNQDFTLEDVADHACLSPSRLGHLFRDEMKMTITQWRDDQRISRAKQLLVTTHYSVNHIGRIVGYSDPLYFSRVFKRKAGVSPKLYREQIT